A stretch of Tenrec ecaudatus isolate mTenEca1 chromosome 2, mTenEca1.hap1, whole genome shotgun sequence DNA encodes these proteins:
- the LOC142441283 gene encoding small ribosomal subunit protein uS10-like gives MAFKDTRKTPVEPEVAIHRIRMTLTSRNVTSLEKVCPDLIRGAKEKTLNVKGPVRMPTRTLRITTRKTPCREGSKTWDRFQMRIHKRLIDMRSPSEIVKQITSISTEPGVEVEVTVADA, from the coding sequence ATGGCATTTAAGGACACCAGAAAGACACCTGTGGAACCAGAGGTGGCCATTCACCGAATCAGAATGACTCTGACCAGCCGCAACGTGACATCCCTGGAGAAAGTGTGTCCTGACTTGATCAGAGGGGCTAAGGAGAAGACCCTGAACGTGAAGGGACCAGTTAGGATGCCTACCAGGACTCTGAGAATCACGACCAGGAAAACTCCCTGTAGGGAAGGTTCTAAGACCTGGGATCGATTCCAGATGAGGATCCACAAGCGTCTCATTGACATGCGCAGTCCATCTGAGATAGTGAAGCAGATCACTTCCATCAGTACTGAGCCTGGAGTAGAGGTTGAAGTCACCGTTGCAGATGCTTAA